In one Pseudomonas purpurea genomic region, the following are encoded:
- a CDS encoding alkaline phosphatase family protein, whose translation MKHNVILVVLDGLNYEVARHAMGHLQAYAQAGRAALYKLECELPSLSRPLYECILTGVPPIASGIVHNNVSRLSNQRSVFHYARDAGLTTAAAAYHWVSELYNRSPFVATRDRHTDNPELAIQHAHFYWSDHYPDSHLFADAEHLRLRHAPDFLLVHPMNIDDAGHKHGLDTAQYRNSARSADIILADYLQGWLDAGYQVLVTADHGMNNDRSHNGLLAEEREVPLFVIGDAFSFNPDAAPRQTELCGTVCELLGVAHDKPVCRELLK comes from the coding sequence ATGAAGCACAACGTCATCCTGGTGGTGCTCGACGGCCTTAACTACGAGGTCGCCCGCCATGCCATGGGGCACTTGCAGGCCTACGCACAGGCAGGTCGCGCCGCACTCTACAAACTGGAGTGTGAGTTACCGTCCCTGTCGCGTCCGCTCTATGAATGCATCCTGACCGGCGTCCCGCCGATTGCCAGCGGCATCGTGCACAACAACGTGTCGCGCCTGTCCAACCAACGCAGCGTGTTCCATTACGCCCGCGATGCCGGGTTGACCACCGCGGCGGCGGCCTATCACTGGGTCAGTGAGCTGTACAACCGCTCGCCGTTCGTAGCGACGCGCGACCGCCATACCGACAACCCCGAACTGGCGATCCAGCACGCGCATTTTTACTGGTCGGATCACTACCCCGACTCGCACCTGTTCGCCGACGCCGAACACCTGCGTCTGCGTCATGCGCCCGACTTTCTGCTGGTGCATCCCATGAACATCGACGACGCCGGGCACAAGCACGGCCTCGACACCGCGCAATACCGCAACAGTGCCCGCTCGGCCGATATCATCCTGGCCGACTACCTGCAAGGCTGGCTCGACGCCGGGTATCAGGTGCTGGTGACCGCCGACCACGGCATGAACAACGACCGTTCCCACAACGGCCTGCTCGCCGAAGAGCGCGAAGTGCCGCTATTCGTCATCGGCGATGCCTTCAGCTTTAATCCCGACGCCGCCCCCAGACAAACCGAACTCTGCGGCACGGTCTGCGAGTTGCTGGGCGTTGCCCACGACAAACCTGTGTGCCGGGAGTTGCTCAAGTGA
- a CDS encoding ABC transporter permease subunit, with protein sequence MNAITRGKWLAALCLVPFALFFIVFQIAPLCWVLINSLQSEEFGWGLANFSKIFSSKFYLQAIQYSLEISFWSSVFGIVIAILGSYSLRRVDSKLRNFVNAFANMTSNFAGVPLAFAFIILLGFNGSITIMLKQAGIIQDFNLYSKTGLIILYTYFQIPLGVLLLYPAFDALREDWRESAELLGANGWQFWRHIGLPVLTPALLGTFVILLANALGAYATVYALTTGNFNVLPIRIAAMVSGDISLDPNMASALAVILVALMTLVTVVHQLLLKRSYHVSR encoded by the coding sequence GTGAACGCCATCACCCGTGGTAAATGGCTCGCGGCGTTGTGCCTGGTGCCCTTCGCGCTCTTCTTCATCGTGTTCCAGATCGCCCCGCTGTGCTGGGTGCTGATCAACAGCCTGCAATCGGAAGAGTTCGGTTGGGGCCTGGCCAACTTCAGCAAGATCTTCAGCTCGAAGTTCTACCTGCAAGCGATCCAGTACAGCCTTGAGATCAGCTTCTGGTCCAGCGTGTTCGGGATCGTCATCGCGATCCTCGGCAGCTACTCGCTGCGCCGGGTCGATTCGAAGCTGCGCAACTTCGTCAACGCGTTCGCCAACATGACCAGCAACTTCGCCGGCGTGCCCCTGGCCTTCGCGTTCATCATCCTGCTGGGCTTCAACGGCAGCATCACCATCATGCTCAAACAGGCCGGGATTATTCAGGACTTCAACCTGTATTCGAAAACCGGGCTGATCATCCTCTACACCTACTTCCAGATTCCCCTTGGCGTATTGCTGCTGTACCCGGCATTCGACGCCCTGCGTGAAGACTGGCGCGAATCGGCCGAACTGCTCGGCGCCAACGGTTGGCAGTTCTGGCGACACATCGGGTTGCCGGTGCTGACCCCGGCACTGCTTGGCACGTTCGTGATCCTCCTGGCCAATGCCCTTGGCGCCTACGCCACGGTGTATGCCCTGACCACCGGCAACTTCAACGTGCTGCCGATCCGCATCGCGGCGATGGTTTCGGGCGATATCTCCCTGGACCCGAACATGGCCAGTGCCCTGGCCGTGATACTGGTGGCGTTGATGACCCTGGTGACCGTCGTCCATCAGTTGCTGTTGAAGAGGAGCTACCATGTCTCGCGCTGA
- a CDS encoding ABC transporter permease — protein MSRAEPGSVAVYHRVVVYLLFAILLLPLAGTLIYSIASNWSATILPSGFTLKWYIQLWSDPRFLSAFGQSLLVCVGALILSVVLILPLLFVVHYHFPKLDALMNILILLPFAVPPVVSSVGLLQLYGSGPFAMVGTPWILVGCYFTVALPFMYRAITNNLQAINLRDLMDAAQLLGASTWQAAFLVVLPNLRKGLMVALLLSFSFLFGEFVFANILVGTRYETLQVYLNNMRNSSGHFTSALVISYFFFVLVLTWAANILNKDKSQ, from the coding sequence ATGTCTCGCGCTGAACCCGGCTCCGTCGCCGTTTACCACCGCGTCGTGGTCTACCTGCTGTTTGCCATCCTGTTACTGCCGCTGGCCGGCACGCTGATCTACTCGATCGCCAGCAATTGGTCGGCCACCATCCTGCCCAGCGGTTTTACCCTCAAGTGGTACATCCAGTTGTGGAGTGACCCGCGTTTTCTCAGTGCCTTCGGCCAGTCGTTGCTGGTGTGCGTGGGTGCGCTGATCCTCTCGGTGGTGCTGATTCTGCCGTTGCTGTTCGTGGTGCATTACCACTTTCCGAAACTCGATGCGCTGATGAACATCCTCATTCTGCTGCCCTTCGCCGTGCCACCGGTGGTGTCGTCGGTGGGGCTGTTGCAGCTCTACGGTTCGGGGCCGTTCGCGATGGTCGGCACACCGTGGATCCTGGTCGGTTGCTACTTCACCGTGGCGTTGCCGTTCATGTACCGGGCGATCACCAACAACCTGCAAGCGATCAACCTGCGCGACCTGATGGACGCCGCCCAACTGCTCGGTGCCAGCACCTGGCAGGCGGCGTTCCTGGTGGTGCTGCCGAACTTGCGCAAGGGCTTGATGGTGGCGTTGCTGCTGTCGTTCTCCTTCCTGTTCGGTGAGTTCGTGTTCGCCAACATCCTCGTCGGCACGCGCTACGAAACCTTGCAGGTGTACCTCAACAACATGCGTAACAGCAGCGGTCACTTCACCAGCGCGCTGGTGATTTCCTATTTCTTCTTTGTGCTGGTTCTGACCTGGGCGGCCAATATCTTGAACAAGGACAAAAGCCAATGA